The following are encoded in a window of Citrobacter freundii genomic DNA:
- a CDS encoding YshB family small membrane protein — MLESIINLLSSGSVESHTPQTAVAAVLCAALVGLFS, encoded by the coding sequence ATGCTGGAATCAATTATTAATCTGCTGTCGAGCGGCTCGGTTGAAAGCCATACGCCGCAAACTGCGGTTGCCGCGGTGCTGTGTGCGGCGTTGGTTGGGCTGTTTAGCTAG
- the hemN gene encoding oxygen-independent coproporphyrinogen III oxidase: MSEQLIDWDLALIQKYNYSGPRYTSYPTALEFSADYGAEAFLQAVARYPERPLSLYVHIPFCHKLCYFCGCNKIVTRQQHKADQYLDVLEQEIIHRAPLFAGRHVSQLHWGGGTPTYLNKAQISRLMTLLRDNFDFNADAEISIEVDPREIELDVLDHLRAEGFNRLSMGVQDFNKEVQRLVNREQDEEFIFALINRAREIGFTSTNIDLIYGLPKQTPESFAFTLKRVAELNPDRLSVFNYAHLPTLFAAQRKIKDADLPSPQQKLDILQETISSLTETGYQFIGMDHFARPDDELAIAQREGVLHRNFQGYTTQGDTDLLGMGVSAISMIGDNYAQNQKELKHYYQQVDEQGNALWRGIALTQDDCIRRDVIKLLICNFRLDYAVVEQQWDLNFADYFAEDLKLLAPLAKDGLVDVNEKGIQVTPKGRLLIRNICMCFDAYLRQKARMQQFSRVI; encoded by the coding sequence ATGTCTGAGCAGCTAATCGACTGGGACCTGGCCCTGATCCAGAAATATAACTATTCCGGGCCACGATACACCTCGTATCCGACCGCGCTGGAGTTTTCTGCAGACTACGGTGCTGAAGCATTTCTGCAAGCCGTAGCGCGTTACCCTGAACGTCCACTCTCTTTGTACGTCCATATCCCGTTCTGCCATAAATTGTGCTATTTCTGCGGCTGCAACAAAATTGTGACCCGTCAGCAGCATAAGGCCGATCAATATCTGGACGTTTTAGAACAAGAGATTATTCATCGCGCGCCGCTGTTTGCTGGCCGTCATGTTAGCCAGTTGCATTGGGGCGGTGGTACGCCAACCTATCTGAATAAAGCGCAGATTAGCCGCTTAATGACGCTGCTGCGTGATAACTTCGATTTTAACGCGGATGCAGAAATCTCGATCGAAGTTGATCCGCGTGAAATCGAACTCGATGTTCTCGATCATTTACGTGCTGAAGGCTTTAACCGCCTGAGCATGGGGGTGCAGGACTTCAATAAAGAAGTTCAGCGCCTGGTAAACCGTGAGCAGGACGAGGAGTTTATCTTTGCACTGATTAACCGTGCGCGTGAGATTGGCTTTACCTCGACCAACATTGACCTCATCTATGGTCTGCCAAAACAGACGCCGGAAAGCTTTGCCTTTACCCTGAAGCGGGTGGCTGAGCTCAATCCCGACCGCCTGAGTGTCTTTAACTATGCGCACCTGCCAACGTTGTTTGCCGCGCAGCGTAAAATCAAAGATGCTGACCTGCCCAGCCCACAACAGAAGCTGGATATTTTGCAGGAGACCATCTCCTCGCTGACCGAAACAGGTTATCAGTTCATTGGGATGGATCACTTTGCCCGTCCGGATGACGAGCTGGCGATTGCCCAGCGCGAGGGTGTTCTGCACCGTAATTTCCAGGGTTATACCACCCAGGGCGATACCGACCTGCTGGGCATGGGCGTTTCCGCCATCAGTATGATTGGCGACAACTACGCGCAGAACCAAAAAGAGCTGAAGCACTATTATCAGCAGGTGGATGAGCAGGGGAATGCGCTGTGGCGCGGTATTGCACTGACCCAAGATGACTGTATTCGCCGGGATGTGATTAAACTACTGATCTGCAACTTCCGCCTCGACTACGCCGTCGTAGAACAGCAATGGGATCTGAACTTTGCTGACTATTTTGCTGAAGACTTGAAGCTGTTGGCTCCGCTGGCGAAAGATGGGCTGGTGGATGTGAATGAGAAGGGGATTCAGGTGACGCCAAAAGGTCGTCTGCTGATCCGCAATATTTGCATGTGCTTTGATGCGTACCTGCGCCAGAAAGCACGGATGCAGCAGTTCTCGCGGGTCATCTAA
- the yihI gene encoding Der GTPase-activating protein YihI has protein sequence MMKTTSTPRGKGPAKARRKTREEINLEARDRKRQKKHRGLAAGSRATGSDGASGGGNQNKHKDPRIGSKTPIALGVTEKVTKQHKPKSEKPMLSPQAELDLLETDERLDALLERLEAGEILSAEDQSWVDAKLDRIDELMQKLGLSYDDDEEIDEEEEKQEDMMRLLKGGN, from the coding sequence ATGATGAAAACAACTTCTACACCTCGCGGGAAAGGTCCTGCAAAGGCGCGTCGTAAGACACGCGAAGAAATTAACCTGGAAGCTCGCGACCGTAAGCGTCAGAAAAAACACCGTGGTCTTGCGGCGGGCAGCCGTGCGACCGGCAGCGACGGTGCATCAGGTGGCGGAAACCAAAACAAACACAAAGATCCTCGTATTGGCAGTAAAACTCCCATTGCATTGGGTGTGACTGAAAAAGTCACCAAACAGCACAAACCGAAGAGTGAGAAACCTATGCTTTCACCGCAGGCTGAGTTGGATTTACTGGAAACGGATGAGCGCCTGGATGCGCTGCTGGAACGTCTTGAAGCGGGAGAGATCCTGAGTGCTGAAGATCAGTCCTGGGTGGATGCCAAGCTGGATCGCATCGATGAGCTGATGCAGAAACTGGGGCTCTCTTACGATGATGACGAAGAAATTGACGAAGAAGAAGAAAAGCAGGAAGACATGATGCGCCTGCTGAAGGGCGGTAACTAA
- the yihA gene encoding ribosome biogenesis GTP-binding protein YihA/YsxC, with the protein MTNLNYQQTHFVMSAPDIRHLPSDTGIEVAFAGRSNAGKSSALNTLTNQKGLARTSKTPGRTQLINLFEVVDGKRLVDLPGYGYAEVPEEMKRKWQRALAEYLEKRQSLQGLVVLMDIRHPLKDLDQQMILWAVESNVQVLVLLTKADKLASGARKAQLNMVREAVLAFNGDVQVEAFSSLKKLGVDKLRQKLDTWFSELAPIEEMQDGE; encoded by the coding sequence TTGACTAACTTGAATTATCAACAGACGCATTTTGTGATGAGTGCGCCTGATATTCGCCATTTACCTTCCGATACAGGAATTGAAGTGGCTTTTGCTGGCCGTTCCAACGCAGGCAAATCCAGCGCACTAAATACCCTGACAAATCAAAAGGGTCTGGCACGTACATCTAAAACGCCGGGCCGTACTCAGCTCATCAACTTGTTTGAAGTGGTTGACGGTAAACGTCTGGTTGACTTGCCGGGGTACGGGTATGCAGAAGTTCCGGAAGAGATGAAGCGCAAATGGCAGCGTGCGCTGGCAGAATATCTGGAGAAACGTCAAAGCCTGCAAGGTTTAGTCGTACTGATGGATATTCGCCATCCACTGAAAGATCTCGATCAGCAGATGATTTTGTGGGCCGTAGAGAGCAACGTCCAGGTGCTGGTATTACTGACCAAAGCGGACAAACTGGCCAGCGGCGCACGCAAAGCACAGTTGAATATGGTGCGTGAAGCAGTGCTGGCGTTTAATGGCGATGTACAGGTAGAAGCATTCTCATCGCTGAAAAAGCTGGGCGTGGATAAACTGCGTCAGAAACTGGATACCTGGTTTAGCGAACTGGCGCCTATTGAAGAGATGCAGGACGGGGAATAA